ACCGTCTTTCTCAACTGTTTAATAACCTGCTGGAAAACAGCCTTCGCTATACAGACGCCGACTCTGATGGGCTGCTTAAGGTGTCTGCCGTGGTGGATAAAGAAAATCTAACAGTGCGCTGGCAGGACTCGGCTCCCGGCGTCACGGATGAACAGATGGCGCGAATATTCGAACGTTTCTACCGCACAGAACTCTCGCGCAATCGCGCCAGAGGCGGCTCAGGCCTTGGCCTGTCTATCTGCTGGAATATTGTCAACGAGCACGGTGGACACATGAGCGCCCGTCATTCCCCTTTAGGCGGACTGGAAATTACGGTAACCTTACCCCTTATTTCTTCAGGCACAGCAGCGGTAGGATGACAGAACACAGTGAATTAATCGCAGGCGAGCTCTCGCCCATCCTGATCGTTGAGGATGAGCCCAAGCTGGGTCAACTGCTGGCAGACTATCTACAGGCTGCTGGCTACCAAACTGCGCTGCTCACTCAGGGAAATGACGTAGTTGAATACGTTCGCCGCACTCAGCCATCGCTTATCCTTCTCGATCTGATGCTGCCCGGCACCGACGGCATGGCTATTTGCCGCGAGGTTCGCCTGTTCTCTGATATTCCTATCATTATGATGACCGCAAAAACCGAAGAGCAGGACAGACTATCGGGTCTGGAAATTGGCGCTGACGACTATGTGTGTAAGCCCTATAGCCCCAGAGAAGTTGTCGCCCGTGTCAAAGCCCTGCTTAAGCGCAGCTACACCACGCCTCGAACGCCCCCCGCTTGGGAAGACGCGCTGCGACTTGATGAGTCCCAGCTCTGCGTTCACTATCGAGAAAAGCAGTTAGACCTCACCGCCGCTGAGTTTCGCCTGCTCAAAGTGCTGATGGCAAATGCCGGACGCGTTTTGACCCGTGAATCCCTACTCGACAACCTGTATGATGACTACCGCATTGTGACCGATCGCACTGTCGACAGTCATATTAAAAACCTGCGCCGTAAACTGGAAACGCTGGATGCCGAGCGAGTTTTTATTCGCTCCGTTTATGGATTGGGATACCGTTTTGAAGGGTAGCCTCTTACTTAGCATATGGAAAACGACAATGGAGTCTGCCGCTTAATGAAACTTCAGCTTAAGGGTGTGGCCGCCGCGATGGCGCTTTTCGCCGCGCTCTATGGGCATAATGCCGCCGCCGCTCCGGACGAATGCCGCGTTAGCGCTGCCGTCAACGCCAATAATCACCTTATTCTTTTAAGTTACCCCTACACGACGCCCGTTCGTCGGGTAGAAACCTTCACTGAGCGCGACAACACCGGCTCGGTGTTTTATTCAATCTTCAACTACGATCGCTGCGGGCAAGTTCTCGACATGCACTACCAGCTAGTGAAAAACGAGCGGCGTTTTGTTCTCGACTCGGAGTACGGCCTGACCCGTATGGATGACGGCTGGTTGAATAATTACAGTGTCACAATGTATAACACGACTGCCGCCAAGCAGCAGACGCTAACCTTCGCTCGCGAGGGCACAACCCGCTACCGAACTGACGCCAGCGGGCTTATCACAGGCTCAATAGAAAACTTTATTGCCGGAAGCAAAGAAAAAATAGACCGTGGAGAAACCCGCGGAAGCTACCTTCTGGACGGGAACCAGCGCATCACTAACGTCACCCTTCTTGGTACAGACACCGGAGAGAATCACTTTTTCTATCACGACAACGGCATGCCGCTCTCTTTCATCAGCCCCAGCACCCACATAATCTATCTGTATGACCAGCAGGGACGCCAGCACAGCTCATTGGAAATCGGCATGTCGTCTTTCTATCTTGGCAGTAAAAAGACGGACTGTATCGAGTGGAACAGCCACAACGACTGCACTCGAGCGACATCGGATGAGATAGAGCTGTTCCCTGGCTTCGCCATCTCCCGCAAAAGCGCCTTTCGCTCGACCTTTAGCTACTGGGACAAAGCACCGCAGGAGAACGCAAAACGATGATCGGGTATACATATAAAACCATTGCCCTCGGCGCTCTGCTCTTTTCTGGCATTGCCGCTGCGACTGAGTCCGAGTGCGATGACGCTGTCGTAAAATATAGCCAGTTAAACGCCAATATTTTAGGGACATCGCTTCCTTATGGACGGCCAAAGTCAGTCGAAACAAAAACAGTTGTCAGCGACTCAGGGATTTTTCTTTCTGCTCATATGACGTTTGATACCTGCGGCCAGCTTGAAAAACTGACAGAACGCTATCAGGAAGTTAACGAGCGTATAAAACTAGACACCCGCGGCGCCTCTCAGCTCTCACGAACGTCATCGGGCTGGGAGCAGCAGTATGACTTAACCATCACGAAAACCGACTCTGATACGCCCGTGGTTGTACAGGATGCAAAAGGAACCACTCGGTTTACGCTTAACCGTGAGGGTTGGATCGGCCGTTCAGAAAACACCTTAGCCACATTGGAAGATCCCAAAGGAACCGTTTCAACCACCCAATACCACCTGAATAAACTTGGCAAACTGGCTTTCACCAATACCAACGCCGGCCCAGAGAAAGGCGCAAAGCGCTATACCTATAACGCCAACGACAAGCTCGCGTTTCTGATTACGCCAACACAGCAGGATAGCTATATTTATGACGCAAATAACCGTCTCATCAGGTTTATTCGGTTCACTGTCTATCCTTGGAACATCAGTACGACAAAATTTATCTGTAAAACCTGGGACAGCCGCGATAACTGCACGCTCGTTGAATCAACAGAAACCAATCTGGGAAAATACGGCCAGCCATCAGAGAAATTTAGCGTACTGAGCCTGACGTATCGATATTGGGATGAGGGTTAACTCTTCGCGATCGTAAAGACTGCCATAGAAAAAACATGGCAAAAATAGCCGATTGGCTGCCGACAGCGCATCATCGCGTTGCCATCCCACATATGACAGTCTACAATCCCCGCCTTGGGAAAACGTTCCCAACGCCGCGCTAGCTGCGCGGCGCTGACCTGCGATCAGACAATACAGAGATAAATTATGTCAAAACCGGAACTCCTTTCTCCGGCCGGTACGCTGAAAAACATGCGCTACGCCTTTGCCTATG
This DNA window, taken from Leminorella richardii, encodes the following:
- the baeR gene encoding two-component system response regulator BaeR, coding for MTEHSELIAGELSPILIVEDEPKLGQLLADYLQAAGYQTALLTQGNDVVEYVRRTQPSLILLDLMLPGTDGMAICREVRLFSDIPIIMMTAKTEEQDRLSGLEIGADDYVCKPYSPREVVARVKALLKRSYTTPRTPPAWEDALRLDESQLCVHYREKQLDLTAAEFRLLKVLMANAGRVLTRESLLDNLYDDYRIVTDRTVDSHIKNLRRKLETLDAERVFIRSVYGLGYRFEG